A region from the Agrobacterium cucumeris genome encodes:
- a CDS encoding glutathione S-transferase family protein, with the protein MGMLVEGVWKDVWYDTKETKGHFKRGASQFRNWVTADGAPGPSGEGGFKAEKGRYHLYVSFACPWAHRTLIFRKLKKLEDLISVSVVDPLMLENGWEFKPESERTPGATEDHLFGSSTLWQVYTKADPKYSGRVTVPVLWDKQRGTIVSNESAEIIRMFNSAFNDLTGSKADYYPQALRAEIDALNDVIYDTVNNGVYKAGFATTQDAYQQNAVKVFETLDMLEDRLKNRRFLFGSEQTEADWRLFTTLVRFDPVYVGHFKCNIRRIHDYPHLTGYLRDLYQTPGVPETVDMRHIKEHYYRSHRTINPTGIVPVGPELDLTMAHGREALS; encoded by the coding sequence ATGGGCATGCTGGTGGAAGGCGTATGGAAAGACGTCTGGTACGACACCAAGGAAACCAAAGGGCATTTCAAGCGCGGTGCCTCGCAATTCCGCAACTGGGTTACAGCAGATGGAGCCCCCGGCCCTTCCGGAGAAGGCGGTTTCAAGGCGGAGAAGGGTCGCTACCACCTTTACGTCTCCTTCGCCTGCCCCTGGGCGCATCGGACGCTGATTTTCCGCAAGCTGAAGAAACTGGAAGACCTGATCTCCGTCTCCGTCGTCGACCCGCTGATGCTGGAAAACGGCTGGGAATTCAAGCCTGAGAGCGAACGCACACCGGGAGCGACGGAAGACCACCTTTTCGGTTCCTCCACGCTCTGGCAGGTCTACACCAAAGCGGACCCCAAATATTCCGGACGTGTGACCGTGCCGGTGCTCTGGGACAAACAGCGCGGCACCATCGTCTCCAATGAATCCGCGGAAATCATCCGCATGTTCAACTCTGCCTTCAACGATCTCACCGGATCGAAGGCGGATTATTACCCTCAAGCGCTGCGCGCCGAGATCGATGCGCTGAACGACGTCATCTACGACACCGTCAATAACGGCGTCTACAAGGCCGGTTTCGCCACCACGCAGGACGCCTATCAGCAGAATGCCGTAAAGGTCTTCGAAACGCTGGACATGCTGGAAGACCGCCTGAAGAACCGGCGCTTCCTGTTCGGTTCAGAACAGACGGAAGCGGACTGGCGCCTGTTCACCACTCTGGTACGGTTCGATCCGGTTTATGTCGGCCATTTCAAGTGCAACATCCGCCGCATCCACGACTATCCGCACCTGACGGGTTACCTGCGCGATCTCTACCAGACGCCGGGCGTGCCAGAGACGGTGGATATGCGCCACATCAAGGAACATTATTACCGAAGCCACCGCACCATCAACCCGACCGGCATCGTGCCCGTCGGCCCGGAGCTGGATCTGACCATGGCCCATGGTCGCGAGGCGCTCTCCTGA
- a CDS encoding NUDIX domain-containing protein, with the protein MNDETTGQKARPFHMRVFIRFLHFIFLLTRGATLGVRAACFDEKGRIFLVRHTYLPGWYLPGGGVERGETLIAALHKEIREEGNLEAASKPELFHVYLNLEGSNRDHVALYRLDVTQTRPKKPDHEIAESGFFDLSALPEGVTAATRRRLAELAGEAEIADHW; encoded by the coding sequence GTGAATGACGAGACAACCGGGCAGAAGGCCCGTCCGTTCCACATGCGTGTCTTCATCCGCTTTCTGCATTTCATTTTTCTGCTTACGCGGGGCGCCACGCTTGGCGTGCGTGCGGCCTGTTTCGATGAAAAGGGCAGGATTTTCCTGGTGCGGCACACTTATCTGCCGGGCTGGTATCTGCCGGGCGGGGGGGTGGAGCGTGGTGAGACGCTGATCGCGGCACTGCACAAGGAAATCCGCGAAGAAGGCAATCTCGAAGCGGCTTCCAAGCCTGAGCTTTTCCACGTCTATCTCAATCTGGAAGGCAGCAATCGCGATCATGTCGCGCTTTACCGGCTTGATGTCACCCAGACCCGGCCGAAAAAGCCGGATCATGAAATTGCCGAAAGCGGCTTTTTCGACCTTTCGGCTTTGCCGGAAGGGGTGACAGCCGCCACCCGCCGCCGCCTCGCCGAACTTGCCGGCGAAGCGGAAATCGCCGACCATTGGTAG
- a CDS encoding metallophosphoesterase family protein has translation MFKLAHISDVHLGPLPKLTFRELASKRITGFVNWHRNRRKHLFTDTLEKLLDDLETKSPDHLAITGDLVNLATGIEIRAAADWLEEVGDPEKTSVVPGNHDAYVSGAHDKAMQAWYPYVRGDGDPPEWDDDRKIFPYMRVRGPVALIGCSTSIATPPFSATGYFGNRQARATAELLKKAGEQGLFRVVMIHHPPIRGATATHKRMIGIRRFAAALGVGGAELVLHGHTHLNTVYWLNTHHGEDHIPVVGIASASQGPGGEKPRAAYNLFHISGGPGTWNVTCERHSLDETGTGVALEDVRVFYDNGRPLGFSRLGE, from the coding sequence ATGTTCAAACTTGCGCATATTTCAGACGTCCATTTGGGGCCACTGCCAAAACTCACTTTCCGGGAACTTGCATCCAAGCGTATCACCGGTTTCGTCAACTGGCACCGCAACCGCCGCAAGCATCTCTTCACCGATACGCTGGAAAAGCTGCTTGATGATCTCGAGACAAAGTCACCGGATCATCTGGCTATTACCGGCGATCTCGTCAATCTTGCGACCGGCATTGAAATTCGCGCCGCCGCCGATTGGTTGGAGGAAGTGGGCGATCCTGAAAAAACATCCGTCGTTCCCGGCAATCACGACGCCTATGTTTCCGGCGCGCACGACAAGGCCATGCAGGCCTGGTACCCCTATGTGCGCGGCGATGGCGACCCGCCGGAATGGGACGATGACCGCAAGATTTTCCCCTATATGCGCGTGCGCGGCCCGGTCGCACTGATCGGCTGCTCAACCTCGATTGCCACGCCGCCCTTTTCAGCCACCGGTTACTTCGGCAACCGGCAGGCGCGCGCCACGGCGGAACTTTTGAAAAAAGCTGGCGAACAGGGGCTGTTCCGGGTGGTAATGATCCATCATCCACCCATCCGCGGCGCCACCGCCACCCACAAGCGCATGATCGGCATCCGCCGTTTCGCAGCGGCGCTGGGCGTCGGCGGCGCGGAACTCGTGCTGCATGGTCATACCCATCTCAACACGGTTTACTGGCTGAATACGCATCACGGGGAAGACCACATTCCGGTCGTCGGCATCGCCTCGGCCAGCCAGGGACCGGGTGGGGAAAAACCGCGCGCGGCCTATAATCTCTTCCACATTTCCGGTGGGCCGGGGACGTGGAACGTTACCTGCGAACGGCACAGCCTTGATGAGACAGGGACGGGCGTGGCGCTGGAGGATGTGCGGGTGTTTTATGACAACGGGCGTCCGCTGGGGTTTTCGCGGTTGGGGGAATAG